In Candidatus Binataceae bacterium, a single genomic region encodes these proteins:
- a CDS encoding glutamine amidotransferase, which yields MKSAIAIRYVHFEDLGTFEQPLRQAGFDVHYIEAADGKLDEAKCLAADILFSLGGPIGAYEDDAYPMLKPILAMLERRIAADLPTVGICLGAQLLSRALGAHVYPGAGKEIGWSPIRLTEFGAASSLRNFGSTPVLHWHGDTFDLPHGGTLLASTERYANQAFSFGHKVLGLQFHPEVTARGLERWFIGHACEIAATSGIDVPSLRAQSTRFASELEAASQKFLVEWLGQCGIGGIEGAQDVDGRVMRR from the coding sequence ATGAAATCAGCTATCGCGATCAGATACGTACACTTCGAGGACCTCGGCACATTTGAGCAGCCGCTGCGACAGGCGGGGTTCGACGTGCATTACATCGAGGCAGCTGACGGCAAACTGGATGAGGCCAAATGCCTCGCCGCTGACATCTTGTTTTCTCTGGGTGGACCAATCGGCGCGTACGAAGACGATGCTTATCCGATGCTCAAGCCGATCCTCGCGATGCTCGAGCGGCGCATCGCGGCCGACTTGCCGACGGTTGGAATCTGCCTCGGGGCGCAGCTGCTTTCGCGGGCGCTCGGCGCGCATGTGTACCCTGGCGCGGGCAAAGAAATCGGATGGTCGCCGATTAGGCTGACGGAGTTCGGCGCCGCCTCTTCCCTGCGCAATTTCGGCTCGACTCCCGTCCTGCATTGGCATGGCGACACCTTCGATTTGCCGCACGGCGGCACGCTGCTGGCCTCGACCGAACGCTACGCAAACCAGGCGTTCAGCTTCGGCCACAAGGTTCTCGGCTTGCAGTTTCATCCCGAGGTGACGGCGCGAGGGCTCGAGCGATGGTTCATCGGACATGCGTGCGAGATCGCCGCCACGAGCGGCATCGACGTTCCGTCGCTGCGTGCACAATCAACCCGCTTCGCGTCGGAGCTCGAGGCAGCATCGCAGAAATTCCTTGTGGAATGGCTTGGCCAATGCGGTATAGGCGGTATAGAAGGTGCCCAAGATGTCGACGGTCGGGTGATGCGCAGATAG
- a CDS encoding Fe-S-containing protein — protein sequence MRASRFKISGRLLLAGAVALVGLTASLTVVGIGPRTTEVVGIGAITIATSDIKPGSVKFYSYQGASGDKIRFLLSRDETGDVRAAIDACQRCYTFHKGYTASRDGYLICRLCGNRYKLSDKTLGIATCNPVKLPIRKNGDTVQVNSNDLEHNRSMF from the coding sequence ATGCGAGCCTCGCGGTTCAAAATTTCCGGACGCCTGTTGCTGGCCGGGGCAGTCGCGCTGGTTGGTCTGACGGCGTCACTGACGGTGGTTGGTATTGGGCCGCGCACGACGGAGGTGGTAGGCATCGGCGCCATCACTATCGCGACCAGCGATATCAAGCCCGGCAGCGTGAAGTTCTATTCCTATCAAGGCGCCTCGGGCGACAAGATTCGTTTCCTGCTCTCGCGCGACGAGACCGGCGACGTGCGCGCCGCGATTGACGCATGCCAGCGCTGTTACACTTTTCACAAAGGCTACACCGCCTCACGCGACGGCTACTTGATCTGCCGGCTCTGCGGTAATCGCTACAAGCTCAGTGACAAGACGCTGGGTATAGCCACGTGCAATCCGGTCAAACTGCCGATCCGAAAGAACGGCGACACCGTGCAGGTCAATTCGAACGACCTCGAACACAATCGCTCGATGTTCTAG
- a CDS encoding CopD family protein: protein MARTLVAFWMIVWRAKPPEDWFERAAARVSKAALWAVVAIVASGSYLAYLGLGFDLDHLLYSSYGRTLMVKIAIFAAVLPFGAYNRFWLIPQIDTAPPRRALLRNVGIEALIIAAPVRDDARQHAADSSARDDAGDDDDDVTPIRASGIFFTIKPTNRLQLNA, encoded by the coding sequence ATGGCTCGGACCCTCGTCGCGTTCTGGATGATCGTGTGGCGCGCAAAGCCACCCGAGGATTGGTTCGAGCGCGCCGCGGCGCGGGTCTCCAAGGCCGCGCTCTGGGCAGTCGTCGCGATTGTCGCCAGCGGGAGCTACCTCGCGTACCTCGGACTCGGCTTCGACCTCGACCATCTGCTCTACTCGTCTTACGGCCGTACACTGATGGTCAAGATCGCGATCTTCGCCGCGGTGCTGCCCTTCGGCGCTTACAATCGCTTCTGGCTGATCCCGCAGATCGACACGGCGCCGCCGCGCCGCGCGCTGCTGCGTAATGTCGGGATTGAAGCGTTGATCATTGCGGCTCCTGTTCGCGACGATGCTCGCCAACACGCCGCCGACTCATCCGCACGTGATGACGCCGGGGATGACGATGACGATGTGACGCCAATCCGCGCATCCGGTATTTTCTTCACGATCAAGCCGACTAACCGTCTTCAATTGAATGCTTAA
- a CDS encoding FHA domain-containing protein, translating to MSSRRFTVGRAPTCDIPIADDSVSRVHAEIVILGTDRMLVRDLGSQNGTVLLRQGREFKLGEETIYLTDTLRFGEVTLLAREVYEALPAEQPVPAAVVQRPARGKPSSGGAVMVRCDCGAVKPRGQQCPVCGE from the coding sequence ATGAGTTCACGACGCTTCACTGTTGGGCGCGCGCCGACCTGTGACATTCCAATCGCCGATGATTCGGTGAGCCGGGTCCATGCCGAAATCGTGATCCTGGGCACGGATCGGATGCTGGTGCGCGACCTGGGCAGCCAGAATGGCACCGTACTGCTCCGCCAGGGGCGCGAGTTCAAGCTCGGCGAGGAAACGATTTACCTGACCGACACCCTGCGCTTTGGCGAGGTGACATTGCTCGCGCGCGAGGTTTACGAGGCGCTACCTGCCGAGCAACCTGTGCCCGCCGCGGTCGTCCAACGTCCGGCACGCGGAAAACCGTCGAGTGGTGGCGCTGTAATGGTGAGATGCGACTGCGGAGCGGTCAAACCTCGCGGCCAGCAATGTCCAGTGTGCGGTGAGTAA
- a CDS encoding MotA/TolQ/ExbB proton channel family protein, whose translation MSQPQQVAPVRAPQPPAGSAPAASPQNTLNQLWAVPDRRTVMMISVGAAIVFILLLTAIFPKDSHGAEILTDHSKYSHFPYPFTIQNLEHILFFIGLGELFVRWRVASREHEFAEMHLLPEDQETVLTHGDLGPIRRRVAHMFGREHGFLPYLIDVSILQFQSGRSIEQVVGVMNSSLELIEHRVDLRYGLIRYIAWLIPTVGFIGTVVGLGGSLALVPQNGNISIYEIAQALSLGFNCTMVALMESAILVFVLYLAQEKEETAINLAGTYTLRNLINRLYEEPK comes from the coding sequence ATGAGTCAGCCACAGCAAGTCGCGCCTGTCCGAGCGCCGCAGCCCCCGGCCGGAAGCGCTCCGGCGGCCTCGCCACAGAATACCCTGAATCAGCTTTGGGCGGTTCCCGATCGGCGCACCGTGATGATGATCTCGGTCGGCGCGGCAATCGTTTTCATCCTGCTGCTCACGGCGATCTTTCCCAAGGACAGTCACGGTGCCGAGATCTTGACCGATCACAGCAAGTACTCGCACTTCCCCTACCCGTTCACGATTCAGAACCTCGAGCACATCCTGTTTTTTATCGGACTCGGCGAGCTGTTTGTGCGCTGGCGCGTCGCGTCGCGCGAGCATGAGTTCGCCGAGATGCATTTACTGCCCGAGGACCAGGAAACGGTGCTCACGCACGGCGATCTCGGCCCTATTCGCCGCCGCGTCGCGCATATGTTCGGACGCGAGCACGGTTTTCTGCCCTATCTGATCGACGTATCGATTCTGCAATTCCAGTCGGGGCGCTCAATCGAGCAAGTCGTCGGCGTGATGAATTCGAGCCTCGAGCTGATCGAGCATCGCGTCGATCTGCGCTACGGCCTCATTCGCTATATCGCGTGGCTGATCCCGACGGTCGGCTTTATCGGCACGGTCGTGGGGCTCGGCGGATCGCTCGCGCTGGTGCCGCAGAACGGCAATATCTCGATTTACGAAATCGCGCAGGCGCTCTCGCTCGGATTCAACTGCACGATGGTCGCGCTGATGGAAAGCGCGATCCTCGTGTTCGTGCTCTATCTCGCCCAGGAGAAAGAAGAGACCGCGATCAATCTCGCGGGCACTTACACGCTGCGCAATCTGATCAACCGGCTTTACGAGGAGCCGAAGTGA
- a CDS encoding FHA domain-containing protein has product MAMTRCSHGHFFDAAKHTSCPYCGVGADVEGKTRRVPDNAGAAASASSPAPVAPIPASSPTPSVEPGATRAVYRDAASGISPVIGWLVCVEGPDKGRDYRIHSEKNFIGRSATMDIAVTGDESVSREKHASVAYDPKRRATWILPGEAAGLVYLNDQLVNTPMKLAPRDIVEVGKTKLMFWPLCDDKFHWD; this is encoded by the coding sequence ATGGCAATGACGAGATGCAGTCACGGTCACTTTTTCGATGCCGCCAAGCACACTTCCTGTCCCTATTGCGGTGTCGGCGCTGACGTCGAAGGCAAGACGCGCCGCGTTCCCGACAATGCGGGCGCTGCCGCGAGCGCGTCTTCCCCTGCCCCTGTCGCGCCTATTCCCGCGTCCAGTCCAACGCCGAGCGTGGAGCCGGGCGCCACGCGCGCCGTTTATCGCGACGCCGCCAGCGGGATCAGTCCGGTTATCGGATGGCTCGTCTGCGTTGAGGGGCCCGACAAAGGCCGCGACTACCGAATCCATAGCGAGAAGAACTTCATCGGGCGCAGCGCTACGATGGACATCGCGGTCACCGGCGACGAGAGCGTCTCGCGCGAGAAGCACGCTTCAGTCGCTTACGATCCCAAGCGCCGCGCGACCTGGATTCTGCCCGGCGAAGCCGCGGGGCTCGTCTATCTCAACGATCAATTGGTCAACACCCCGATGAAACTCGCGCCGCGCGATATCGTCGAGGTCGGCAAAACCAAGCTGATGTTCTGGCCGCTCTGTGACGACAAATTTCATTGGGACTGA
- a CDS encoding protein phosphatase 2C domain-containing protein: protein MTTNFIGTDGLVYAPGNAQDVGKRSDQQDSFGFSDPRDAGFMAHGGMLAIVADGMGGMAHGAEASQIAVRTFLAQYAGKQPGEAVTQALARALEAADRAVYEFAASVGLQRDVGSTLIATAFTPAGMYWTSVGDSSLYLLRNARVERLNRPHTLSERLAELVKRGEMSEEEAAIDPDRDALTSYVGAGGIPEVDASVEGLALTPGDMIILCSDGLYRALDVEEIARIASSAADGQRAADALIAQALARELPRQDNVTVLCVGVLEQ, encoded by the coding sequence GTGACGACAAATTTCATTGGGACTGACGGCCTCGTCTACGCCCCGGGCAACGCCCAGGATGTAGGCAAGCGCAGCGATCAGCAGGATTCGTTCGGTTTTTCCGATCCGCGAGACGCCGGATTCATGGCGCACGGCGGGATGCTCGCGATCGTTGCCGACGGCATGGGCGGGATGGCGCACGGCGCGGAAGCAAGTCAGATCGCGGTGCGCACCTTCCTTGCGCAATATGCCGGCAAGCAGCCGGGCGAGGCTGTGACACAGGCCCTCGCGCGGGCCTTGGAAGCGGCAGATCGTGCAGTGTACGAATTTGCCGCATCGGTCGGGCTCCAGCGCGATGTCGGCTCGACGCTGATCGCGACCGCATTTACGCCCGCCGGAATGTATTGGACGTCGGTCGGTGACAGCTCGCTCTATCTGCTGCGCAACGCGCGCGTGGAGCGGCTCAACCGTCCGCACACTCTGAGTGAACGGCTTGCCGAGCTGGTGAAGCGCGGTGAGATGTCCGAAGAGGAAGCGGCGATCGATCCCGATCGCGACGCGCTCACGAGCTACGTCGGCGCGGGCGGTATTCCTGAAGTTGATGCATCGGTTGAAGGGCTGGCGCTGACGCCTGGCGACATGATCATCCTGTGCAGCGACGGTCTGTACCGCGCCCTCGATGTTGAAGAGATCGCGCGGATCGCATCGTCAGCCGCCGACGGACAGCGCGCCGCCGACGCGCTCATCGCGCAAGCGCTTGCGCGTGAACTGCCGCGTCAGGATAACGTTACTGTTCTCTGCGTTGGGGTTTTGGAGCAGTAG